Proteins encoded together in one bacterium window:
- a CDS encoding exopolysaccharide biosynthesis polyprenyl glycosylphosphotransferase has product MSLLVRHHLPRRVTCTLLFEVGLPAAALAATAVWTGLPRRLVAASDTPLLVATVVACPLLVQGGFWLCGLYSRRCVYAGQGLPLRLCAAAALILPVLAVLLLAVRPFAGPAWPSLVLSCAGATGVCVTGAWLARWVVLHHFNHGAHYGRILIVGDRNCLPLVVEEVRRTHGDSLEMVGMLGCDDCPGACRSADLPLLGGLGSLAEVVRRHRVNTVVMSLRHDEPAAFLGTLVACRLAGVEIIDSGDFYESICHKLLLERRDSLNSLAWGPHRVSPWQWRAKALGDKVLAGTLLTLLAVPCAVVAAAIALAGDGPVTYRQQRVGRGGRPFTMLKFRTMSIDAEARSGPAWARPADPRVTPVGRWLRRTRFDEVPQLVNILRGEMAFVGPRPERPAFVADLAEAIPAYPYRHLVKPGLTGWAQVNFGYGVGVAGAREKLRYDLYYLKNMSPLLDLAIVAATLRAVVAGQGVR; this is encoded by the coding sequence TTGTCCTTGCTCGTCCGGCATCACCTGCCGCGCCGGGTGACCTGCACCCTGCTCTTCGAAGTGGGGCTGCCGGCCGCGGCGCTGGCCGCCACGGCCGTCTGGACGGGTCTGCCCCGCCGGCTCGTCGCCGCCTCCGACACCCCCCTGCTCGTCGCCACCGTCGTCGCCTGCCCGCTGCTCGTGCAGGGGGGCTTCTGGCTCTGCGGGCTCTACTCCCGTCGCTGCGTCTACGCCGGCCAGGGCCTGCCCTTGCGCCTGTGCGCCGCCGCCGCCCTCATCCTGCCGGTCCTGGCGGTGCTGCTGCTGGCGGTGCGGCCCTTCGCGGGTCCGGCCTGGCCGTCTCTCGTCCTGTCGTGTGCGGGCGCCACCGGGGTGTGCGTGACCGGAGCCTGGCTGGCGCGATGGGTCGTGCTGCACCACTTCAATCACGGCGCCCACTACGGCCGCATCCTGATCGTCGGCGACCGCAACTGCCTGCCCCTGGTCGTCGAAGAGGTGCGCCGCACCCACGGCGACAGCCTCGAGATGGTCGGGATGCTCGGCTGCGACGACTGCCCCGGGGCCTGCCGCAGCGCCGACCTGCCGCTGCTCGGCGGACTGGGCTCCCTGGCCGAGGTGGTCCGACGCCACCGCGTGAACACGGTGGTGATGTCGCTGCGCCATGACGAGCCCGCCGCCTTCCTCGGGACCCTCGTCGCCTGTCGCCTCGCCGGCGTCGAGATCATCGACAGCGGCGACTTCTACGAGTCGATCTGCCACAAGCTCCTGCTCGAGCGCCGCGACAGCCTCAACTCGCTGGCCTGGGGACCGCACCGCGTCTCGCCCTGGCAGTGGCGGGCCAAGGCGCTCGGCGACAAGGTGCTGGCCGGCACGCTGCTCACGCTGCTGGCGGTGCCCTGTGCCGTGGTCGCCGCGGCCATCGCCCTCGCCGGCGACGGTCCGGTCACCTATCGCCAGCAGCGTGTCGGTCGCGGGGGGCGCCCCTTCACCATGCTCAAGTTCCGCACCATGTCCATCGACGCCGAGGCCCGCAGCGGCCCGGCCTGGGCCCGCCCCGCCGATCCGCGCGTGACCCCGGTCGGCCGCTGGCTGCGCCGCACGCGCTTCGACGAGGTGCCCCAGCTCGTGAACATCCTGCGCGGCGAGATGGCTTTCGTCGGGCCCCGCCCCGAGCGGCCGGCCTTCGTGGCCGACCTGGCCGAGGCCATCCCCGCCTATCCCTACCGGCATCTCGTCAAGCCGGGCCTGACCGGCTGGGCGCAGGTGAACTTCGGCTACGGCGTGGGCGTGGCCGGCGCCCGCGAGAAGCTGCGCTACGATCTCTACTACCTGAAGAACATGTCCCCCCTGCTCGATCTCGCCATCGTCGCGGCCACCCTGCGCGCCGTGGTCGCCGGCCAGGGCGTGCGCTGA
- a CDS encoding PQQ-binding-like beta-propeller repeat protein produces MIRRLILLACLGAALAAAFLVGFQRGRRNTGPRRIAITEPDIRRDDLQGRWYPTAPVAEAGDRELRRLQSVGYLGGYRAGPDTRGAATLDSTRCAPGLTLVCSGHAPVATLIDRDGRPVHTWEVPFRTVWPDSVPFPVHPEHREFLRRAEVLPNGDLIGLFEYVGIFRVDRAGRVLWRDASLQHHDLQLLPDGGILTLARRLVPPADLEAHLGAGTVPFRNLLVDDVLLMDASGHIRERIPLLEAIGASDFAPILQRIAHPDVFHANSVWRIETPSPDQADLFGPGDILVSLRNISTVVALDATTHRVKWAAAGPWHRQHQAVYLPDGDLLLFDNLGASRPLQAFDRSRVLRVDPLTGRIRWSFGGRPGEELFSAWLGSVQPLPGGNVLVTEAAGGRLLEVAPDGAVVWTYVNPHRAGDAGEFIAVLLAARRVPRSGLGFLATE; encoded by the coding sequence GTGATCCGGCGCCTGATCCTGCTGGCCTGCCTCGGCGCCGCCCTCGCGGCCGCCTTCCTGGTCGGTTTCCAGCGGGGACGCCGCAACACCGGCCCCCGCCGCATCGCCATCACCGAACCGGACATCCGGCGCGACGACCTGCAGGGCCGCTGGTATCCGACCGCCCCCGTCGCCGAAGCCGGCGACCGCGAGCTGCGCCGCCTGCAGTCGGTGGGCTACCTCGGCGGCTACCGCGCCGGCCCGGACACCCGCGGCGCCGCCACCCTCGACTCGACCCGCTGCGCCCCCGGCCTGACCCTCGTCTGCTCCGGCCACGCCCCGGTGGCGACCCTCATCGACCGCGACGGCCGCCCGGTCCACACCTGGGAGGTTCCCTTCCGCACGGTGTGGCCCGACAGTGTCCCCTTCCCCGTGCACCCCGAGCACCGCGAGTTCCTGCGGCGCGCCGAGGTGCTGCCCAACGGCGACCTGATCGGCCTCTTCGAGTACGTCGGCATCTTCCGGGTCGACCGCGCGGGGCGCGTCCTCTGGCGCGACGCCTCGCTCCAGCACCACGACCTGCAGCTCCTGCCGGACGGCGGCATCCTCACCCTGGCCCGCCGCCTCGTGCCCCCCGCCGACCTCGAGGCCCATCTCGGCGCGGGCACCGTCCCCTTCCGCAACCTGCTGGTCGACGACGTGCTGCTCATGGACGCGTCGGGCCACATCCGCGAGCGCATCCCGCTGCTCGAGGCCATCGGCGCCTCGGACTTCGCCCCCATCCTGCAGCGCATCGCCCATCCCGACGTGTTCCACGCCAACTCGGTGTGGCGCATCGAAACGCCCTCGCCGGACCAGGCGGATCTCTTCGGCCCGGGCGACATCCTCGTCTCCCTGCGGAACATCAGCACCGTGGTGGCCCTCGACGCGACGACCCACCGCGTGAAGTGGGCCGCGGCCGGACCCTGGCACCGCCAGCACCAGGCCGTGTACCTGCCCGACGGTGACCTGCTCCTGTTCGACAATCTGGGCGCCAGCCGCCCCCTGCAGGCCTTCGACCGCTCGCGCGTGCTGCGGGTCGACCCCCTGACCGGGCGGATCCGCTGGTCCTTCGGCGGCCGGCCCGGCGAGGAGCTCTTCTCGGCCTGGCTCGGCAGCGTCCAGCCCCTGCCCGGCGGGAACGTCCTGGTCACCGAGGCCGCCGGGGGCCGCCTGCTCGAGGTCGCCCCGGACGGGGCCGTGGTGTGGACCTACGTGAACCCCCACCGGGCCGGCGACGCCGGCGAGTTCATCGCCGTGCTGCTCGCGGCGCGGCGCGTGCCCCGGTCGGGCCTGGGTTTCCTCGCGACGGAGTAG
- a CDS encoding GAF domain-containing protein: MSASPDSATLLARYGRMAAQLAAQLDEGPKATTDPVARMATICALLHAKLPHFFWTGFYRLVDGDLVVGPYQGPLACAKLPPPDGVCWAGLRGGETVLVPDVHAFPGHVACDSRSRSEIVVPVRDATGAVVAVLDVDSDQPDAFGPADREGLEAIVALVHAPAAGR, encoded by the coding sequence ATGTCCGCTTCTCCCGATTCCGCCACGCTCCTGGCCCGCTACGGTCGCATGGCCGCCCAGCTCGCCGCCCAACTCGACGAAGGCCCCAAGGCCACCACCGACCCGGTCGCCCGCATGGCCACGATCTGCGCCCTGCTGCACGCCAAGCTGCCCCACTTCTTCTGGACGGGGTTCTACCGCCTCGTCGACGGCGACCTCGTCGTCGGGCCCTACCAGGGACCCCTGGCCTGCGCCAAGCTGCCCCCGCCGGACGGCGTGTGCTGGGCCGGCCTCCGCGGCGGCGAGACCGTCCTCGTGCCCGACGTGCACGCCTTCCCCGGACACGTGGCCTGCGACAGCCGCTCGCGCAGCGAGATCGTGGTGCCGGTGCGCGACGCCACGGGCGCCGTCGTCGCCGTGCTCGACGTGGATTCCGACCAGCCGGACGCCTTCGGCCCCGCCGACCGGGAGGGGCTCGAGGCCATCGTCGCCCTCGTCCACGCGCCGGCGGCGGGCCGGTGA